From the Thermovirga lienii DSM 17291 genome, one window contains:
- a CDS encoding transcriptional regulator, GntR family (PFAM: Bacterial regulatory proteins, gntR family; FCD domain~COGs: COG1802 Transcriptional regulators~InterPro IPR000524: IPR011711~KEGG: dat:HRM2_15280 transcriptional regulator (GntR family protein)~PFAM: GntR domain protein; regulatory protein GntR HTH~SMART: regulatory protein GntR HTH~SPTR: Transcriptional regulator (GntR family protein)): MTVSAEKRAYRSIINLIISGQFRPGDFLLETEIAEKLGMSRTPVGKALTMLVSEGFLNKMPKKGCYIPLPTPEDAEQVFFARKAVESQAAASAALHATEKEIQQLQEVLSKDHEALASGSKDTYSSANEEFHLGIAKASHNQYLEKWVRNIFWRSNIYVFYFDSFYKGKEFSVPQKTPMQHATIIKAIADRDPKKAAQLMEEHIQWTYENLLMKY, encoded by the coding sequence ATGACAGTAAGCGCAGAAAAAAGGGCATATCGTTCCATTATCAACCTGATCATCTCCGGCCAGTTTAGGCCAGGTGATTTCCTGCTGGAGACCGAGATCGCCGAAAAACTGGGGATGAGCCGCACCCCCGTAGGCAAGGCCCTCACCATGCTGGTGAGCGAAGGGTTCCTGAACAAGATGCCCAAGAAGGGTTGTTACATACCTCTACCCACCCCCGAGGACGCAGAGCAGGTATTTTTCGCTAGAAAGGCGGTGGAAAGCCAGGCTGCCGCGAGTGCCGCACTGCACGCCACAGAAAAGGAAATCCAGCAGCTGCAGGAGGTACTATCCAAGGACCATGAGGCCCTGGCTTCGGGCAGCAAGGACACCTACTCCAGCGCAAACGAGGAATTTCACCTGGGAATAGCCAAGGCCTCCCACAACCAGTACCTCGAAAAATGGGTACGAAACATATTCTGGCGCTCCAACATCTATGTGTTCTATTTCGACAGCTTCTACAAAGGCAAAGAATTCTCCGTGCCTCAAAAAACTCCCATGCAGCACGCGACAATAATAAAGGCCATAGCCGACAGAGACCCTAAAAAAGCAGCCCAACTGATGGAAGAACACATCCAGTGGACCTATGAAAACCTCCTCATGAAGTACTGA
- a CDS encoding hypothetical protein (KEGG: pmx:PERMA_0140 RIP metalloprotease RseP~SPTR: RIP metalloprotease RseP) — protein sequence MSKGLFPKTRILLLIFMVFMWAFFSAAALGAEQENIKNPNTKTPISEENIASVVEFLCDYVDLDSAYDISGRLANGNGYLQGVPQLLYDQMAKFQLSAGRLQSIEAQDPHWASFVKSCMEGAKTILTASDLFAKAILTGQQAQTWNATAQDLCKKSSSYLNLSSQIMQSASKAFMEINPSFKNRLPSGLTYDLGVDKRPSIFRIGLYNYSREPLRIWYVIPGSLASTIGLKNDDIIVKAAGRNFGPQNNIEDFKVVLQEYLGLPIPVTVIRGGKEVTFEVKMPKTIPKEFLY from the coding sequence ATGAGTAAAGGTCTTTTTCCCAAAACCAGGATTTTGCTTTTGATTTTCATGGTGTTTATGTGGGCGTTTTTTTCCGCAGCTGCCCTTGGGGCTGAGCAAGAAAACATCAAAAACCCAAACACGAAAACGCCTATATCCGAGGAAAACATAGCATCTGTGGTGGAGTTTTTATGCGACTATGTAGACTTAGATTCAGCCTATGACATTTCTGGTAGGCTTGCCAATGGAAACGGTTATTTGCAAGGAGTTCCACAGCTTTTATATGACCAAATGGCCAAGTTTCAACTATCTGCAGGTCGACTGCAGAGCATAGAAGCACAAGACCCCCATTGGGCTTCCTTTGTGAAGTCTTGCATGGAGGGAGCAAAAACCATTCTGACGGCGTCCGATTTGTTCGCAAAAGCCATCCTCACGGGGCAACAAGCCCAAACCTGGAACGCCACTGCGCAAGATCTTTGTAAAAAGTCCTCATCCTACCTGAACCTTTCATCTCAGATAATGCAGTCAGCCTCCAAAGCCTTTATGGAAATAAACCCATCTTTCAAAAACAGACTACCCAGCGGCCTAACCTACGACCTAGGAGTGGATAAGCGGCCTTCCATCTTCCGCATAGGCCTCTATAACTACTCCCGCGAACCCCTTCGCATCTGGTACGTAATACCTGGCTCCCTGGCCAGCACGATAGGCCTAAAAAATGACGACATCATAGTAAAGGCAGCAGGACGAAATTTCGGGCCACAGAACAATATAGAGGACTTCAAAGTAGTGCTTCAAGAATACCTAGGCTTACCCATACCTGTCACCGTGATTCGAGGAGGAAAGGAAGTCACCTTTGAAGTGAAGATGCCCAAGACCATCCCGAAAGAATTCCTCTACTAA
- a CDS encoding Alcohol dehydrogenase zinc-binding domain protein (PFAM: Alcohol dehydrogenase GroES-like domain; Zinc-binding dehydrogenase~COGs: COG1063 Threonine dehydrogenase and related Zn-dependent dehydrogenase~InterPro IPR002328: IPR013154: IPR013149~KEGG: tmt:Tmath_2094 alcohol dehydrogenase zinc-binding domain protein~PFAM: Alcohol dehydrogenase zinc-binding domain protein; Alcohol dehydrogenase GroES domain protein~SPTR: Alcohol dehydrogenase zinc-binding domain protein) has translation MKGFAMLSIGNVGWIEKEAPKPGPFDAIVKPLAVAPCTSDIHTVFEGAIGERHNMILGHEAVGEVVEVGEEVKDFKPGDRVVVPAITPDWRTLEAQAGHHQHSGGLLAGWKFSNIKDGVFGELFHVNDADMNLAKLPEEIPLEAAVMIPDMVTTGLHGAELAEIKLGDTVAVLGIGPVGLMAVAGARLKGASRIIVVGTRPKCVEVAKEYGATDVVSYKEGPIDQQILDLTKGKGVDAAIIAGGNADIMASAVKMTKPGGVISNINYFGEGEYLPVPRLEWGCGMAHKDIRGGLCPGGRLRMEKLVDLVLYGRLDPGKLVTHVFKGFEHVEEALLLMKDKPKDLIKPVVLVE, from the coding sequence ATGAAAGGTTTTGCCATGTTGAGCATAGGAAACGTAGGTTGGATAGAGAAGGAGGCTCCAAAGCCAGGGCCCTTTGACGCCATAGTGAAGCCTTTGGCTGTAGCGCCGTGTACCTCGGATATTCACACGGTCTTTGAGGGAGCCATTGGTGAGCGACACAACATGATCCTGGGACACGAAGCAGTAGGAGAGGTAGTGGAAGTAGGAGAAGAAGTCAAGGACTTCAAACCAGGTGACAGGGTAGTGGTTCCTGCTATAACCCCAGACTGGAGGACCCTTGAGGCACAGGCTGGGCACCACCAGCATTCCGGAGGGCTTTTGGCCGGTTGGAAGTTCTCGAACATCAAGGACGGAGTTTTTGGCGAGCTTTTCCACGTAAATGATGCGGACATGAATTTGGCCAAGTTGCCCGAGGAGATTCCCTTGGAGGCCGCAGTTATGATCCCTGATATGGTCACGACTGGGCTTCATGGGGCCGAGCTGGCCGAGATAAAACTAGGAGACACCGTTGCTGTTTTGGGTATAGGGCCGGTAGGTCTTATGGCCGTGGCAGGCGCAAGGCTTAAGGGGGCATCCCGAATAATCGTCGTGGGCACCAGGCCCAAGTGCGTAGAGGTTGCAAAAGAGTACGGAGCTACCGATGTGGTAAGCTACAAGGAAGGCCCGATAGATCAGCAGATTTTGGATCTAACCAAGGGTAAAGGCGTAGACGCAGCCATCATAGCTGGTGGAAACGCCGACATAATGGCCTCTGCTGTAAAGATGACCAAGCCGGGTGGCGTCATATCCAACATCAATTATTTTGGCGAAGGGGAGTACCTACCTGTGCCCCGCCTGGAATGGGGCTGCGGTATGGCCCACAAGGACATCAGAGGTGGCCTTTGCCCTGGTGGTAGGCTCAGAATGGAGAAGTTGGTAGACTTGGTCCTTTACGGTCGTTTGGATCCAGGCAAGTTGGTAACTCACGTGTTCAAAGGGTTCGAACATGTAGAGGAAGCCTTGCTGCTCATGAAGGATAAGCCAAAGGATCTTATAAAACCTGTGGTTTTGGTGGAGTAG
- a CDS encoding cobalamin biosynthesis protein CobD (PFAM: CobD/Cbib protein~TIGRFAM: cobalamin biosynthesis protein CobD~COGs: COG1270 Cobalamin biosynthesis protein CobD/CbiB~InterPro IPR004485~KEGG: tmt:Tmath_0414 cobalamin biosynthesis protein CobD~PFAM: cobalamin biosynthesis protein CbiB~SPTR: Cobalamin biosynthesis protein CobD;~TIGRFAM: cobalamin biosynthesis protein CobD), with product MAFAVDLVFGDPYGFPHPVRGIGWLVAKTERFIRNRFTTARGLKVSGTFMAFCVPALVWGVAFSVLEIAGFIHPLLYHLLNILMLYTTLSVKSLGYEVGKVHKALRKGDIVGAQKALSYLVSRETKDLDDQGIIRAAVETVAENTVDGVISPLFYAFLGGAPLAMCYKAINTLDSMVGYKNEKYIHLGWASARLDDLANFIPARLAGLIIPLASGVCGFHMFNSFRIVLRDRRNHASPNAGFPEAAVAGALGVQLGGESTYFGKKIKKPTLGDPMVPLEPKHIKAGIRIMYTAATIMVTAGFLISRWV from the coding sequence TTGGCCTTTGCGGTAGATTTAGTATTTGGAGACCCTTATGGCTTTCCTCACCCCGTTAGGGGGATCGGATGGCTTGTGGCCAAAACGGAGCGCTTCATTAGGAATCGTTTTACAACGGCCCGGGGATTGAAGGTCTCAGGTACATTTATGGCTTTTTGTGTTCCTGCCCTTGTGTGGGGTGTGGCGTTTTCTGTACTGGAAATTGCGGGATTTATCCATCCTTTGCTTTACCACCTTTTAAATATCCTAATGCTTTATACTACCCTCTCTGTAAAAAGTTTGGGTTATGAGGTGGGCAAAGTCCATAAAGCCTTGAGGAAAGGCGATATCGTCGGGGCCCAAAAGGCTCTTTCTTACTTGGTGAGCAGGGAGACCAAAGATTTGGATGACCAAGGGATAATTAGGGCTGCGGTGGAAACCGTGGCAGAGAACACTGTGGACGGTGTCATTTCTCCGTTGTTTTACGCTTTCTTGGGAGGTGCTCCCTTGGCTATGTGTTATAAAGCCATTAACACTCTCGATTCCATGGTGGGGTACAAAAACGAGAAATATATACATTTGGGGTGGGCGTCGGCAAGGTTGGACGATCTAGCCAACTTTATTCCAGCCAGATTGGCCGGGCTTATCATTCCCTTAGCTTCTGGCGTTTGTGGTTTCCACATGTTCAATTCCTTCCGGATCGTCCTTCGGGACAGACGCAACCACGCAAGCCCCAATGCTGGTTTCCCTGAGGCGGCCGTGGCTGGTGCTCTAGGGGTTCAGCTCGGGGGTGAAAGCACATATTTTGGAAAGAAAATAAAAAAGCCCACCCTTGGGGATCCAATGGTTCCTTTGGAGCCTAAGCATATAAAGGCTGGAATAAGAATCATGTACACAGCGGCTACGATAATGGTGACAGCTGGTTTTTTGATCAGCCGGTGGGTGTAA
- a CDS encoding L-threonine-O-3-phosphate decarboxylase (PFAM: Aminotransferase class I and II~TIGRFAM: L-threonine-O-3-phosphate decarboxylase; histidinol-phosphate aminotransferase~COGs: COG0079 Histidinol-phosphate/aromatic aminotransferase and cobyric acid decarboxylase~InterPro IPR001176: IPR005860: IPR004839~KEGG: tjr:TherJR_1312 L-threonine-O-3-phosphate decarboxylase~PFAM: aminotransferase class I and II~SPTR: L-threonine-O-3-phosphate decarboxylase;~TIGRFAM: L-threonine-O-3-phosphate decarboxylase) — translation MSLMKKFTHGGNIYKVAKEYGMEEEKILDFSANINPLGPSPLAVESIINNLSLQQCYPDPDYCELRNEISKYLNVASDYIIVGNGATELIYLFFRSMRPRKVLIPVPTFSEYERAARLAGCEICYLPLNEEDGFSLSPQRLVQNLEGVSALVLCNPNNPTGVVLPRNEVEEVVKFCNRRGILVLIDEAFMEFVHEMDCLTAIDLLDEFRNVMVVRAFTKFFGMPGVRLGYGITKSAEILEGIRSFKEPWSVNVLAAVAGVAALKDEDYIQKSKAIIQRERKYLLEELSKIGWLKPFETKANFILIKILDENISSSDLRMKLFPHGILIRDASNFVGLSDRFIRVAVKDRRSNDILISALKRCREETQ, via the coding sequence ATGAGCCTGATGAAAAAGTTTACCCATGGAGGAAACATTTATAAAGTTGCGAAGGAGTACGGCATGGAGGAAGAAAAGATACTGGACTTCAGTGCCAACATAAATCCTCTGGGCCCTTCTCCGCTAGCAGTAGAAAGCATAATTAACAATTTATCACTCCAACAGTGTTATCCAGATCCGGACTACTGTGAGTTGAGGAATGAAATATCTAAGTATCTAAACGTTGCTTCAGATTATATTATCGTGGGAAATGGAGCAACGGAGTTGATATACCTTTTCTTCAGGAGCATGAGACCACGAAAGGTTTTGATTCCGGTTCCTACCTTCAGCGAATATGAGCGGGCGGCGAGGCTTGCCGGCTGTGAAATATGTTACTTGCCCTTGAATGAAGAGGATGGTTTCAGTTTGTCTCCTCAAAGGTTAGTTCAGAACCTTGAAGGCGTGAGTGCCCTTGTGTTGTGTAATCCCAACAATCCAACAGGCGTCGTTTTGCCCAGGAATGAAGTAGAGGAAGTTGTGAAGTTTTGCAATCGCCGTGGCATTTTAGTGCTCATAGATGAAGCCTTCATGGAGTTCGTCCATGAGATGGATTGTTTGACTGCGATAGATCTTTTAGATGAATTTAGAAACGTCATGGTGGTGCGGGCTTTCACTAAGTTTTTTGGAATGCCCGGGGTAAGATTGGGGTACGGGATAACCAAAAGTGCAGAGATACTGGAGGGTATTCGATCTTTCAAGGAGCCCTGGAGTGTAAACGTTTTGGCCGCAGTTGCAGGAGTTGCAGCTCTCAAGGATGAAGATTACATCCAAAAAAGTAAGGCAATTATTCAAAGAGAGAGGAAGTACCTTCTGGAGGAGCTGTCTAAAATTGGATGGCTTAAGCCGTTCGAGACCAAGGCTAATTTCATTCTGATTAAAATATTAGATGAAAATATATCTTCATCGGATCTTAGGATGAAGCTCTTTCCTCATGGAATCCTCATTAGGGATGCCTCAAACTTTGTGGGCTTGAGCGATAGGTTCATTAGGGTGGCGGTGAAGGATCGCAGGAGCAATGATATTCTTATATCTGCTCTTAAGAGGTGTCGTGAGGAAACGCAATGA
- a CDS encoding GHMP kinase (PFAM: GHMP kinases N terminal domain~COGs: COG4542 Protein involved in propanediol utilization and related protein (includes coumermycin biosynthetic protein) possible kinase~InterPro IPR006204: IPR013750: IPR012363~KEGG: cdl:CDR20291_3253 putative cobalamin biosynthesis kinase~PFAM: GHMP kinase; GHMP kinase domain protein~SPTR: Probable cobalamin biosynthesis kinase) encodes MIARARCHGSCGEVIQGFIGGRELLVSCPVDLYSEVVLRDVPYSCIDQGHKKSRKALEKTFEFFGLPREDTYQIEIQIDSSIPVGKGMASSTADIVATVKASAVFLGKRINPEEVAKIALSIEPTDSVCFHGLTLFDHLKGEVVEPLGKAPPLNVLVLEPPEVLDTLKFREVDYSEIKRKDQPRLEHALRLLKEGIRTQNSLLIGEAATISSIANEKVLEKPDLLAIIRCAKEAKAVGVNVAHSGTVIGILIDKAYTDAEVVKAALENEGLLQRFERIYLCKMLV; translated from the coding sequence ATGATAGCAAGGGCTAGATGTCATGGATCTTGTGGAGAGGTAATTCAGGGTTTCATTGGTGGAAGGGAGCTTCTTGTCTCTTGTCCTGTTGATCTGTATTCGGAAGTTGTCTTGAGGGATGTTCCTTATTCCTGTATTGATCAGGGACACAAAAAGTCCAGGAAGGCTCTGGAGAAAACATTTGAATTCTTTGGGTTACCTCGGGAGGATACATACCAGATCGAAATTCAAATCGATTCTTCCATACCAGTGGGTAAGGGAATGGCGAGCAGTACTGCAGATATAGTTGCGACTGTGAAAGCTTCAGCTGTGTTTCTTGGGAAAAGGATAAACCCTGAAGAGGTGGCCAAAATAGCTTTATCTATTGAGCCAACCGACAGTGTGTGCTTTCATGGGTTAACTTTGTTTGATCATCTAAAGGGGGAGGTTGTAGAGCCTTTAGGTAAAGCTCCTCCTTTGAATGTGCTGGTCTTGGAGCCCCCCGAGGTTTTGGACACCCTTAAGTTTAGAGAGGTGGACTATTCGGAAATCAAAAGAAAAGATCAACCCAGGTTAGAGCATGCCCTACGGCTTTTGAAAGAGGGGATAAGAACGCAAAACTCCTTGTTGATAGGAGAAGCGGCAACCATTAGCTCCATTGCAAATGAAAAAGTGCTTGAAAAGCCTGACTTACTTGCCATAATCCGCTGTGCGAAAGAGGCCAAGGCCGTGGGGGTTAATGTGGCTCACAGTGGGACGGTGATTGGGATCTTGATAGACAAGGCCTATACTGATGCGGAAGTGGTAAAAGCTGCCTTGGAGAATGAGGGGTTATTGCAGCGGTTCGAGAGGATTTACTTATGCAAGATGCTAGTTTGA
- a CDS encoding cobyric acid synthase CobQ (PFAM: CobQ/CobB/MinD/ParA nucleotide binding domain; CobB/CobQ-like glutamine amidotransferase domain~TIGRFAM: cobyric acid synthase CobQ~COGs: COG1492 Cobyric acid synthase~InterPro IPR004459: IPR011698: IPR017929~KEGG: tte:TTE0376 cobyric acid synthase~PFAM: CobB/CobQ domain protein glutamine amidotransferase~SPTR: Cobyric acid synthase;~TIGRFAM: cobyric acid synthase CobQ), with product MKAKSLMIQGTGSSVGKSLIVTALCRIFHQDGFRVAPFKSQNMALNSFITKEGLEMGRAQVAQAEAARKEPDVNMNPILLKPTADVNCQVIVKGKVYKNMSAKEYCDFKPYLREVVAESYRKLAMDNDIVVIEGAGSPAEINLREGDIVNMGMAEIADAPVILVGDIDKGGVFASLTGTMLLLNHAERRRIKGVLINKFRGDVEILKPGIYELERIIKRPNLGVVPYMDVRIDDEDGSHDRLGFKSGAEHKIDVKVIRLPHISNFTDFNPLECQEDVALNYVAFSNEIGEPDVLIIPGSKNTLADLQFIRNRGIDKKIFEVHRKGGIIIGICGGFQMLGKEIHDPYHVESDLEYCNGLGLIDGKTIFSRDKVTTQVKARINVNIGPFEGLQGVEVEGYEIHMGETVIDAEVSPLVLITERLEDEVYIPDGAVSDNGRVFGTYIHGIFDNMVFTRAFLNNIRKNKGWDPLEIETKSYREIKDREYDRLAEIVRESVDMDSIYKIIGLY from the coding sequence ATGAAGGCAAAAAGCTTAATGATTCAAGGGACGGGGTCGTCTGTAGGTAAAAGCTTGATAGTAACGGCTTTATGCCGCATATTTCACCAGGACGGTTTTCGCGTTGCTCCCTTCAAGTCACAAAACATGGCCCTCAATTCTTTCATAACAAAAGAAGGTTTAGAAATGGGGAGGGCTCAAGTAGCGCAAGCGGAGGCAGCAAGGAAAGAGCCGGATGTAAATATGAACCCCATATTATTGAAGCCGACAGCGGACGTAAATTGTCAAGTCATAGTCAAGGGAAAGGTATACAAAAATATGTCTGCCAAGGAATATTGTGATTTCAAGCCCTATCTTAGGGAGGTTGTAGCGGAGTCGTACAGGAAGCTTGCCATGGACAACGATATTGTAGTCATTGAGGGAGCTGGAAGCCCTGCGGAGATAAACCTAAGAGAAGGGGATATTGTGAACATGGGCATGGCCGAAATTGCGGATGCTCCCGTGATATTGGTTGGTGACATAGACAAAGGAGGAGTTTTCGCATCTTTGACAGGGACTATGTTGCTTTTAAACCACGCTGAGCGAAGGCGAATCAAGGGGGTTTTAATAAACAAGTTCCGCGGCGATGTAGAGATCCTGAAACCCGGGATATACGAACTGGAGAGAATTATAAAGCGCCCCAATTTGGGGGTTGTGCCCTATATGGATGTTAGGATAGATGATGAGGATGGTTCCCATGATAGGTTGGGCTTTAAGTCAGGTGCCGAGCACAAAATTGACGTAAAGGTTATAAGGCTTCCCCACATATCTAATTTTACAGATTTCAATCCGTTGGAGTGCCAGGAAGATGTGGCCTTGAATTATGTGGCTTTTAGCAACGAGATTGGAGAGCCTGATGTTTTGATCATCCCTGGTTCTAAGAATACTTTAGCGGACCTACAGTTTATACGAAATAGGGGGATAGATAAGAAAATCTTCGAGGTCCATCGCAAAGGCGGGATCATAATAGGGATCTGCGGTGGGTTTCAGATGTTGGGTAAGGAAATCCACGACCCCTATCATGTTGAAAGCGATTTAGAGTATTGCAATGGTTTGGGGCTCATAGATGGGAAGACCATATTCAGTCGAGATAAAGTTACTACTCAGGTCAAGGCAAGGATCAACGTAAATATAGGACCTTTTGAAGGCCTTCAGGGAGTGGAGGTAGAGGGATACGAGATTCACATGGGGGAAACAGTTATTGATGCCGAAGTGAGTCCTTTGGTGCTGATAACCGAGAGACTCGAAGATGAGGTTTATATACCAGATGGAGCAGTGAGCGATAATGGAAGGGTTTTTGGAACTTACATCCATGGAATATTTGACAACATGGTCTTTACGAGGGCGTTTTTGAACAACATCAGGAAAAACAAAGGTTGGGATCCTTTAGAAATAGAAACTAAATCGTACAGGGAAATTAAGGACAGAGAGTATGATAGGCTGGCCGAGATTGTTAGAGAGAGCGTGGATATGGATAGTATATATAAAATAATTGGCCTGTATTGA